A DNA window from Paenibacillus sp. HWE-109 contains the following coding sequences:
- a CDS encoding VOC family protein, whose amino-acid sequence MGVSQQKITTFLMFTGQAEEAMNLYTSVFDQSEIVSIKRYGQNEAGAEGSVMQARFSIHGQEFMCIDSSVKHAFTFTPSISLYVNCETEEEIERVFAQLSQDGQVYMALGTYPFSKKFGWVGDKFGVSWQLNLLGNDKE is encoded by the coding sequence ATGGGCGTATCTCAACAAAAAATCACAACATTTTTGATGTTCACTGGCCAGGCCGAAGAAGCTATGAATCTGTATACTTCTGTCTTCGATCAATCTGAAATCGTCAGCATAAAGCGATACGGCCAGAATGAAGCGGGAGCGGAGGGCAGTGTGATGCAGGCGAGGTTTTCCATCCATGGACAGGAGTTTATGTGTATAGACAGCAGTGTGAAACATGCATTTACGTTCACGCCATCCATTTCACTTTATGTAAATTGCGAAACGGAAGAGGAGATTGAGCGTGTTTTTGCTCAACTATCGCAGGATGGTCAAGTCTATATGGCGCTCGGGACCTATCCGTTCAGTAAGAAATTCGGTTGGGTTGGGGACAAGTTTGGTGTTTCCTGGCAGTTGAATTTACTAGGGAATGATAAGGAGTAA